CGACTAAATAAAGATGATTGATGTACACAATTTTTCAACCGATCAATCAAAAAGGTAGGTATTCTTTGAAGAATGGTGTGTCAAAAAAACAACCATAATTCAATACAACAAAGGAGATAATCATGCGAAGATTAATATTAAGTTTAATGATAATTGCTTTACCGGTTGCGACTCTCGTGGCTCAGACAGCAGACGAAATTATCACAAAATATATAAAAACGGTGGGAGGATCGAAGAATATCCAGGCGGCAAAGACACTCGTCCGCACGGGTAAATTTATCGGAGGTGGTGGATTCGAAGCCGCAATCCGGTCGGAGAATAAACGTCCGAATCTTGTAAGGGAAGAATTTACCATACAGGGAATGACCGGAGTAAATGTGTATGACGGGAAAACCGGATGGAAGATAGAACCATGGTCGGGTAAACGGGATCCGGAATCCCTTGGTGAGGAGGAAATGAAACAAATAATCGAAAGCTCTGATTTTGATGGACCACTCGTCGATTATCAGAAAAAAGGGAATACTGTAAAATTAGTCGGTGTGGAACCTGTAGAGGGAACGGACGCACTTAAACTTGAAGTGAAACTGGCGAGCGGTGATGTTCATTATTATTACATGGACACTGATTATTACGTACCGATTAAGATTGGGATTAAGAGGACTATCCGCGGTGAAGATCGTGAGTATGAAATATCACTCGGGGATTATAAGGAGGTAGATGGATGGTATCTTCCATTTTCATTTGAAGCTAACGCGAAGGGAAGCCAGGATAGATCCAAAGTAACATACGATAAAATCGAAGTCAATATTCCTATTAAAGATGACCGGTTCATGAAACCAGATGCTCCATCTAATTCAACTCAGGGCAAATAAACTACTTTGAAAATAAATTCAACAGACCTCTCGGTGATTGAATTTTAAGAAAGATAATTTCATACAATAAGGAAATGAAAATGAGAAAGATAAAATATTCCTGTATAATACAAGCAATCGTGATTAGTTTACTTATCGTTGTTACACTACAAGCGCAGCAAAAAACACCACCTGTAAAGATTGATCCGGAGACATTTTCCGGACTTGGTGCACGCAATATTGGTTCCGCAGCAATGAGTGGCCGTATATCAGCGTTCGATGCTGTGCAGGAAGGACAACGATTGACACTCTACGTCGGAAGTGCAAGCGGTGGGGTGTGGAAATCAGTAAATGGTGGTACTACTTACAAACCGGTATTCGATAAACAGCCGGTGCAATCAATCGGTGCCGTAACGATCGACCCGACGAATTCAAAAGTTATCTGGGTCGGGACCGGAGAATCCTGGGTACGCAACAGCGTTTCGATTGGTGATGGTGTTTACAAGTCTACCGATGGTGGTGAAAACTGGACAAATATGGGTTTGAAAGAATCTGAGCGTATTGCAAAAATCCTTGTTGATCCGACCGATGCAAATGTTGTTTATGTTGCGGCAACCGGAAAATTGTGGAGCGACAGCGATGAACGTGGTGTTTATAAAACCACCGATGGAGGAAAAACATGGACTAAGATACTTAAGGGTGCAAATCTTTCTACTGGATGCGCAATGCTTTCTATGGACAAACAAAATCCTAAAACAATATATGCCTGTATGTGGGATTTCCGGAGGAAAGGATGGACATTCCGATCAGGTGGTGAAAACGCAAATGCTTTCAGTGGAAGCGGTCTGTTCAAAACAACAGACGGTGGAGCGTCGTGGACAGAACTAACAGATGCGAATGCGAAAGGTCTTCCATCTAAACCATGGGGGAGACCAGCCGTGGTGGTTGCTCCATCAAATTCTAATGTTGTTTACGCGTTCATAGAGGCCGAGCCGCCAAAGAACGGTCTTTATCGTTCTGATGACGGTGGTTTAACTTGGCAAGCACTCGACCGCAGTCAGAGTATGCTCTGGCGACCATTTTATTTTGCCAACCTAATCGTTGATCCGAAGAATGAGAAAAAAATCTATAAAACTGACGGACCGCTTATCATGAGCACAGATGGTGGTAAAAGTTTCAGTGGAATATCTGGTGGGGCTCACGGCGATTTTCACGATGTCTGGATAAATCCGGACAATACAGACCACGTGATTACCGGTGATGACGGCGGCATGTGGTACTCATACGATGGTGCCAACAGGTGGTGGAAGGGTGATAACCTACCTATCTCTCAGTTCTACCATGTCAGCGTTGATATGGACAGACCATATCATGTTTATGGTGGATTACAAGATAACAGTTCCTGGGTAGGTGCATCGCAGTATCCTGGCGGTATCACTAATAATCAATGGGAAAATATGTATGGTGGTGATGGTTTTTGGATGTTCGTTGATCCATTCGATCCGGATTATATCTATGCGGAAGCTCAGGGAGGAGAGATAGGACGTGTGAACCGTAAGACTCATGAGATTCGCAATATCAAACCACTTCCACAGTATAAAGAAGGGAAGCTGCGCTTCAATTGGAATACGCCTATTCATATTAGTCCAACACAAAATGGAACCGTTTATCTCGGCGCCCAATTTCTGTTCCGCTCACGCGATCAGGGGCAGACGTGGGAACGTATTTCACCAGATCTGACAACCAACGATCCGGAGAAACAAAAGCAGGAGCTTTCAGGTGGTGTTACAGTTGATAACTCATCAGCCGAGATGCACACAACAATTTTCGCAATTGCGGAATCACCGCTAAATTCTAACCTCATCTGGGTTGGAACGGATGACGGTAACCTTCAACTCACGCATGATGGAGGAAAGACATGGACGAACGTTGTAGGAAATATTCAGGGCTTACCGAAATATGCGTGGGTATCTTCAATTGAACCGAGCCATCTCAGCGAAGGAACCGCTTATGCAACATTCGATCTGCATATGTTCGGCGATATGCGACCATATGTTTTTAAAACAAATGATTTTGGAAAAACATGGTCTCAAGTTGTTCCTCTGGAGTCAGCGGTTCGCGGTTTCGCGCATGTCATCAAAGAAGATTTAGTAAACAAAGATCTTTTATTTTTAGGGACAGAATTCGGTCTATGGATTACACTCGACGGTGGAATTCAGTGGGCACAGTATAAAGGTGGTGACTTTCCGAATGTGGCAGTTCACGATTTGGTAATCCACCCTCGGGATAACGATCTGGTAGTAGCAACACACGGCCGGGGAATCTGGATCATCGATGATATCACACCGTTGCGGGCATTGACTCCGGAAATATTGGCACAAGACGTTGCATTCATAACAACTGAATCGACTATCCAAAGAATTCCAGCCGGTGGTGGTTGGGCGAACGGAGACGCTGCTTTTGTTGGCCCAAATTCTACAGATGATGCAACTATTACCTATTATCAGAAGAAGCGCCATATCTTTGGCGATCTGAAGATCGAAGTGTTCGATCAGAATGGGAAATTGCTCGGAACCATTCCTAGCAGTAAGCGCAGAGGATTGAGTCGGATGACATGGTCGATGCGGATGAAACCACCCAAAGCTCCAACAGCTGCAACAGCCGCTTTCGGTGCATCGGTTGGTCCGCGCGTGTTACCTGGAGAATATACCGTTAAGATGACCAAAGACAAAAAAGTTTATTCTACCAAACTGACGGTTGTTCCTGATCCGCGGTCAAAACACACAGCGTTTGATAGACAATCACAACTTGATCTCTCGTTGAAGCTTGCAGGTATGTTGAATGATATGACGTATGTTGTCGATAGGATTAATGGTGTCCGTTTGGCGCTCGAAGAGCGGGCATCGAAACTTTCATCAAATGCCGCACTTAGTCAACAGTTTCATAAAGCATCGGGACAAGTGGAAGAACTCAGGAAAAAGATTGTCGCTACCAAAGAAGGCGGAATGATTACCGGTGAAGAGCGGCTTCGTGAATTTTTAGTCGATCTCTACAGTAGTGTTGTAAACTATGAAGGCCGTCCTTCGCAAACGCAGGTTGAACGTGCAGATGCGGTCAAAAAGGAACTCGCAGATGTTGTGAAGGAATTTGATGACTGGAGCAGAAAAGAACTGGACGATTTAAACACGATTCTCATTAATAATAAACTTGATCCTGTTAAATCACTTACTCGTGAAGAATGGGAGAAGAGTGACACAAAGCAGTAAAACCACACCTGTAAATAAATAGAAATCTTTCTATTCAAAATCAAAAAACCCAGCTTGTTATGGCTGGGTTTTTTATTGGTTTAAAACTATTTATACTGATCTGCGATCCATGTCGTGTTGATCTGGAATATTTGTTTTTAACAACACAATTTTAACAATCACATATCAATAAACATCTGTGGTATTTCGTAACTATCGGTGGTTAAATATAAAACCGGTTTTCGCTTCTTAATCTTAACAACTTTATAATAACTTTCCAATTTCGCAAGATCATATCCAAAAGGAGAGAGAAGGGTTTCAACCGCTTTAAATAACAGTTCGGTATATTTTTCAATATCATATCCGTCTTCGTGTTGATAGGTTAATAAGCTTTTCGCTTTTTGTGGATCGCGTTTTCCCGTTTGATCGATAATTACATATTCAATTACTTCTCCCGCTTGAATATTTACACCAAATTGCGCAAGTTCACGAACCACCATCGCGTTGACATTATTGTTTGCATATTCGCCGGCATCTTTTTGAACTCTACGTCTGAGCACCAACTCTCTTGGATCAACATTACCATTACGTAACTTGCGAAGGTAAAATTCTGCTTCCCGCAAAAGCTCAGGAACTAATTCGTGAATATCGGAAATACTTTTTGCTTCAGAAAGCATCTCAAGCAATTGTGCCTGCATTTTTTTAACGTAGGGCGGTGAGTCTTTTCGCCGTGTTTCTATACCGCGCATTTTGATTTCACCATGATCGTACCAACCTACGTATTTTTGCGCTGCCGGAATACCGGGATCAATCTTCGAGCTTGGAAAAAGAATCCAATTGTAAATCCCCTCCAGAGAAATATTAACTCCAACTACATTTTTGATCTGTTGGGCTAACTTCTCGTAATCTGAATGTAATGCACCCGGTTTTTTCAGCCAAATGCAATCTATGATAGCGTGAATAAGGTGGTAATCATTTGCCTCAGCGATCTCTTTAGCTGTGAGAAGAGCTTCGCGTGAAAAAGCGTTCACTGATTCGTGCGCTTCAATTCGTCCGAAGCGCGCGTTTTTGTATCCAAGATAACCGAAGCAAGTAACCAACATCCACTTCAGCGCATTCTGACGGCGTTCGTATTTTTGGTGCTCGGCAAGTGTTGTTGCCGCTTTTTTCTTTGCTTTGTAGTAAGCACGTTTTTCGAGAACAGGTTTAAGTGTTATCGGTACTATGCCGCGCCGCTTTTCGCAAATCGTGTAACCAAGTTCCGGTACTTTGTTGTTGCAACAACATTTGCAATTAATTGTTTCAGGACTTATGTTATGCATCTCCATCAAGCTTGGATACATGCTGGCAAAATCAAGCTCGGCAACATTCTCATGATAGCCGAGTTCGGGCATGAAAACGAGTCCGCCACGGTCGCTCAGTAATAATTCATCGGCAGTTTTGAAATCTTCGCCTTCTTTCTTTTCAGCAGGTATGAGGATGTTGTTTCGGTACGCGTAACTCATCTGCATGCTTGCCAGTCCTGTGCCGATAGCCGCGCGTGACTGTTTTTGCATAGGAAGCTGCGTAAGTCTTGCAAGCTCGATGACACCTTCAATGTCAGATTCACCCATGATAAAACTATTTTCAGAATCCATGTGCCATCGTCCTGCCAGCATAAACGCGGCATCACGGTGGATTACTTGTCCATACGTCCAATAACTTCGTTCTTTGGTATGGAAATACCCCTGTGATTGATCGCGGTTCAATAAAAGAGGGATATGGCATTTTATTGATGCATTAAGAAGTGTTGGAAAGAGTGTGGCATCGCCCCAATCGGAAATTATGAGGTCGGGGTCGTAATTGTATAAGTGCCAGTTGATAGAATTAAGAACTTCCGCCGGATCATTTTGCTCGATGGCGTATGTGCTGCCTTCGTAACCGATTTCGAGATTCAGTGAACGGGAAAATTTTGCTGAAAATTCCGTGTTCTGCAATTTCATGATCCGCAGATCGGGTACATGATAATTACAGGCATCGAATTTATCTTCAATAATAATCTGTTTAAGTATGTTGTTCTCGTCTATGCGAAATTTACAACGAGCGAGAGGAAATACCTCTCGGTCGTATAAATACATTTGCGCAACGGGAATATTGCTGTTATAGAAAACAAAGTGTGGGAAATATTTCTGAAGCGTCCAGACGCAGTTGTTCAGTTGAAGCGGATTGTGGACGGTGATTTTTGTTACATCCCATTCTTCGCCGGAAAATAATTCCAATTTCTTTTCTCTTCCTATTGTTACTGGAAGTTTGAAACGCTGTGCCAGAGTCAATAACCGTTTCATGTCGGAAGTTCCAAGTTTCATGTAGAATGATGGATGAAACGGATCAAAGCAGTTGTATGCTTTTCCGTTGTCGCCGATTATCCAGATAACCATGCCGTTGCGGATAGGATAGAGGTCGAAGAAATAACCATGTAAATAGTGGGTGGTGAACTGTGAGTGCTGAATTGTCATAAGATTAAGTCAAAATGTAAAACTAAAAAAATTACTCTCTAAAAATTACTCTCTGCTCTATGCCCTAAACTCATCGCCGGCAACGGATATTGGTTGATCACTCTGTTCTTCCAATAATCCATTTTTCCATTCGCATGAAACCGACTTCATTTTTCCGATGCCTAATTTATTTTCAAGTAATTTCATTTTCTTATACATTTCAAGCATCATTGCCATTAAAATTGTTTCCATCGGTACTTCGTTTGCGATGAAAGCTCCGGCAGCGAGGTGAAGTTTTGGTGCGCGCCATAGTTCATCAAATAACTGTTGATCTTCTTTTCTTAATCCTCTGCGAAATTTACTCCATGCATCTCTGTTTTTGTCGATGACTAGCGTGAATGTATCGTTGTTTCGTCCCATAATTGTTTTTTCCTTTCTTCTTTCAATCGAAATCCATTTTCAGTTATATCTAAAATTGTCGCATCATCCACTGCGTCTTTCACAAGTTTAAAGATGTTCTCTTTGCCTTTTGGCGGGTTTGCCACTTCAATATCGGCGATGAGAATATGATGATTTTGCTTAACCAGTTCTCTAAGTGTTTGCAAAATTCGATGCAGACTTTGCTGACACTCGTGTGGCTTTACCTGTTCATCGTAATACGTGTCCAGAAGTCCCAAGATGACCACAATTTGGCAATGATGGGTTGCAAGGAAGCGTGGAAGCTTTGTGGTGATTGCCGCCTCTGTTTGAAATGCGGTGAACGCGCGGGTTACGTGCGTTCGATGCAGCAGGACTTTCGCCGGAATGCCAAGGTAGGCCGCAACCTTCGAGAGTGTGTAGCTGTTGAATCGCACCGCGCCATCGATTACTGCAATTGGCTGTTGTGTTGCACTGCCGATAATAAGCCCGACGGTAAATACAGATGAATGCCCGTGTAGTAAATGAAGCTTAGCCGGTTGTTTTTGAAACTGTCGGGCAATGATGCTGAATTCAGCAATGTCTTGAATTTTGGCGATATGTGTGAATTTACTTAACACTCAGAATTTAGAACTCTCTGTTTTTATAATACGACAAAAATGTCTATTTGTCAAGTGTCAAATAGATAAAAATGTCATATATCAGTTAAATTTCTGAGGTTCTATTTTTAATACACTCTGAACTGGGAGATGGAGTGAAATGGTGGAAAGAAACAGTTAAAAACAGGACAAAACTGTAAGCAAAAACGGGAAAAGCATGCAGGGAAATTCAAGGTGTGTGGCTTAGCGCACATTCTTCGTACTCAGAACTCCTTAATATATTCCAGTTATAAGTTGTCTTATCTTAACCTTTTTTCAAATGCAATTATGAATGATATCGTGATAATAATCTTAATCGTTTCAATCGTATCAGTTATATATTGGTATGTTCCGATTTTTCTTCTGAACTATCTTTCCTCATCAAAAGTGAAAGAACAAAAATCAAAGCGAAAATTGACTGATATTATTCAGCGATTGGCAACTTTTTTATAGATTGTTATAATTTAATGTAATATCAGTAAAAATTGCTCCCAGACGACCATTCGGTCTTTTAAACAGCATTTCTCCCCATTTTAATTGTTTCCTTGCTACTTCAGAATATTTTTCTTATATTTTTAAGCCCATTTAGATTTTTTTGAATAATGGGTCATTTAGAGCCCGTAGCTCAGGGGTAGAGCATCTGCCTTTTAAGCAGAGGGCCGTTGGTTCAATTCCAACCGGGCTCACAAACCAATCCAAAAATTAAAACCTAAAATTGAAAAGAAATATTTTCTTTTGAAATTTTGATTTTTCGATTGATTTTGCGCGAGTGGTGGAACTGGCAGACACACCATCTTGAGGGGGTGGCGCCCGGAAGGGCATGCGAGTTCAAGTCTCGCCTCGCGCACACCATTAATAAAATAATGCTTGACTTTGTGATGCTTGTTTCCTATCTTTCGAATGTCATGAAAATACCACGTTTTCAATATTATTTCATCTTACTGATTCTCTCTGCAAATATTACGATTGCTGATGTAATTAAATCTGGATCAATGAATGCTGTGAGTGATGGTGTTAATGTCACGCTCCGATGGGTCAGCGAAAACGAATCAAATGTTATCAGTTATGAAGTGCTTAGAAGCACTAATCCTCAGAGCGGGTTTATCGCTATTGCAGCACTCAATCCTACAGGTCCTGCTATATATGAATTCGTTGATAACACAGCTTTCAAAAAAATTACAACGGTTTATTGTTATCGTATTAAAGTTAAATTCACAACCGGAGAAAGTTATTTCCCGGCGCTTAATGAACCACCGATAACTGTCGATCATAACGTCTCTGGTGTGCGGAGAACCTGGGGTAGCATCAAGGCGATGTTCAGATAAGAAAACAAAATAGATTTAAAATCTCTAAAGAGCGAAGATTTTTATCCCGCTCTTTTTTTTTAATGTGATAAATGATGATAATCAAAAAACAACTTATACTCGCATCGCGCTCACCGAGGCGACAGATATTACTTAAGCAATTAGGTCTAAAATTCGATGTTGTTGAAAGTGGTGTTGATGAAGATATCGACCACATCCAGATACCTATCGAGCATGTAACAATACTGTCACAGCAAAAAGCTATTGCTGTTGGTAAGCAAGTGGAGAATGGATTTGTGATCGGCGCTGATACGATAGTAGTTCTTGATGGAAGAATTTTAGGGAAACCGGAAGATGCTAATGATGCGATTAAGATGTTGGGTTTATTGAGCGACCGGATACATAAAGTGTTCACGGGATTTACGATACTCGATCGACCTTCGAATAAAATCTATTCGGATTATGAAATGACAGATGTAACGTTCAGAAAAATCTTCGATGATGAAATAAAAGAATATGTCCGATCCGGTTCTCCATTAGATAAAGCGGGTGCTTATGGTATTCAAGATGATTACGGTGCGGTTTTTGTGAAGAAAATTGATGGATGTTTTTACAATGTAGTTGGATTTCCACTCACAAAGTTTTATCTTGCAATAGAAAAATTCCAAACAGAATTAGGTTTACTCTAAAGGTTCTTTATGAAAAATAAAATAAGAGTAGTTGTTGCAAAAGTCGGGCTTGATGGACATGACCGTGGTGCGAAAGTTATTGCGGCGGCACTCCGCGATGCCGGTATGGAGGTTATATACACAGGATTAAGAAAAACACCCGAGATGGTTGTTGAAGCTGCACTCCAGGAAGATGCCGATGCTATCGGTGTGAGTATACTAAGCGGTGCGCATATGACGATATTTCCGAAGATACTTAATTTAATGAAAGAGAAAGGTATCGGAGATGTTTTGTTGTTCGGTGGCGGAATTATTCCTGAACAGGATATCATAAGTTTAAAGAATCTCGGTGTTGGTCAGTTATTTACACCCGGTGCATCCACCCTGGATATTGTCGCGTACGTTAAAGATTGGATTGCGAAAAAGAATAAAAACTAATTATTCGGAAAATTCCTCGTCAAGCAAAATGCGAGGTTCGCTGAATTGTTGTTCCGGCTCCTCCTCGTACCTGGTTTGAAATTCAGATTCAACGATTCGGGATTGTAATCTGATATCGGCAGGAGAAAATCCGAATAAATCTGATTCTGAAAATATATTTTGGAAATCTTCTTCATTAAAAAGCAATTCAAATTTTTTTGCAAACTCGTTCAATCTTTTAATGTAATAATCAACATCTTCGTCCGGTGAATTGACATCCCATTCCTCAGTCAATTTGAACTTCTCGGTCTCTCTCCTGGATTCTGTCGCTCCGGCGACATAGTATGAAATTACATCTCCACTTTTCCAATTCAATCCGGCCGCGAGTGCAACTTCGTATCCTGTAGTTTTATTTCTTCTTCCCGATTTAATGAGATTACTATATTCGTCCGCATTATCCCGCAATATTTCTGTTTTTGATAGTAACCGGATCGGTATTTTATGATGTAATATTCGATTCTTGTAATCACAAAAAATAAGATGCAACCTTCGAAAATCTTTTTGCAAAAGTGCCTCAACAGCTTGCCTGATAAAATGTCGACCGAATGGTTCCAGATTACGCGATGTAAATCCCGATCCTTTCAGTATGATCTTGTCATCGTAAGAGATTAATGCATAATTTCTTTTTTTATAACTGAACATTCGTTTGAATCTGTTCTTGATGGTAATGCAAATAACGCAACCCAATTCGTTTGAGATGTTACTCACGAACAATGATTCTTCCTCGATATCACTAACTGATGCGGGCGGAACAATATATGCCTGTTCTGAGTCGATCATTAAGACAGTTCCTCCGCGATCATTGATGAGAGTTATTAATTTTTGAATCAATTCGATACTTTGGTTTGTAATCGAATCGTGCGCCGAAAAATCATTGAATAAAGCCCGCGGATTTCCGGTGTATTCATAAAACGTATTTATTAATGATGTGATTACGGAATAATGATCCGAATTCATTATTGAAAGGTCA
The genomic region above belongs to Ignavibacteriales bacterium and contains:
- a CDS encoding sialidase gives rise to the protein MRKIKYSCIIQAIVISLLIVVTLQAQQKTPPVKIDPETFSGLGARNIGSAAMSGRISAFDAVQEGQRLTLYVGSASGGVWKSVNGGTTYKPVFDKQPVQSIGAVTIDPTNSKVIWVGTGESWVRNSVSIGDGVYKSTDGGENWTNMGLKESERIAKILVDPTDANVVYVAATGKLWSDSDERGVYKTTDGGKTWTKILKGANLSTGCAMLSMDKQNPKTIYACMWDFRRKGWTFRSGGENANAFSGSGLFKTTDGGASWTELTDANAKGLPSKPWGRPAVVVAPSNSNVVYAFIEAEPPKNGLYRSDDGGLTWQALDRSQSMLWRPFYFANLIVDPKNEKKIYKTDGPLIMSTDGGKSFSGISGGAHGDFHDVWINPDNTDHVITGDDGGMWYSYDGANRWWKGDNLPISQFYHVSVDMDRPYHVYGGLQDNSSWVGASQYPGGITNNQWENMYGGDGFWMFVDPFDPDYIYAEAQGGEIGRVNRKTHEIRNIKPLPQYKEGKLRFNWNTPIHISPTQNGTVYLGAQFLFRSRDQGQTWERISPDLTTNDPEKQKQELSGGVTVDNSSAEMHTTIFAIAESPLNSNLIWVGTDDGNLQLTHDGGKTWTNVVGNIQGLPKYAWVSSIEPSHLSEGTAYATFDLHMFGDMRPYVFKTNDFGKTWSQVVPLESAVRGFAHVIKEDLVNKDLLFLGTEFGLWITLDGGIQWAQYKGGDFPNVAVHDLVIHPRDNDLVVATHGRGIWIIDDITPLRALTPEILAQDVAFITTESTIQRIPAGGGWANGDAAFVGPNSTDDATITYYQKKRHIFGDLKIEVFDQNGKLLGTIPSSKRRGLSRMTWSMRMKPPKAPTAATAAFGASVGPRVLPGEYTVKMTKDKKVYSTKLTVVPDPRSKHTAFDRQSQLDLSLKLAGMLNDMTYVVDRINGVRLALEERASKLSSNAALSQQFHKASGQVEELRKKIVATKEGGMITGEERLREFLVDLYSSVVNYEGRPSQTQVERADAVKKELADVVKEFDDWSRKELDDLNTILINNKLDPVKSLTREEWEKSDTKQ
- the maf gene encoding septum formation protein Maf, giving the protein MIIKKQLILASRSPRRQILLKQLGLKFDVVESGVDEDIDHIQIPIEHVTILSQQKAIAVGKQVENGFVIGADTIVVLDGRILGKPEDANDAIKMLGLLSDRIHKVFTGFTILDRPSNKIYSDYEMTDVTFRKIFDDEIKEYVRSGSPLDKAGAYGIQDDYGAVFVKKIDGCFYNVVGFPLTKFYLAIEKFQTELGLL
- a CDS encoding cobalamin B12-binding domain-containing protein, which produces MKNKIRVVVAKVGLDGHDRGAKVIAAALRDAGMEVIYTGLRKTPEMVVEAALQEDADAIGVSILSGAHMTIFPKILNLMKEKGIGDVLLFGGGIIPEQDIISLKNLGVGQLFTPGASTLDIVAYVKDWIAKKNKN